A DNA window from Hoplias malabaricus isolate fHopMal1 chromosome 5, fHopMal1.hap1, whole genome shotgun sequence contains the following coding sequences:
- the cdaa gene encoding cytidine deaminase a has product MAEIKTPEDLVARSQEAKKSAYCIYSNFRVGAALLSTDGTVFTGCNVENACYNLGICAERTAIAKAVSEGHRDFNAIAIASDMEDEYISPCGGCRQFMREFGLKWEVYLSKPDGSFMKTTVEELLPNSFGPEDLKEKRIVQAEHSQ; this is encoded by the exons ATGGCTGAAATCAAGACTCCGGAAGATTTAGTTGCCAGATCCCAGGAGGCTAAAAAATCTGCTTACTGTATATACAGCAATTTCAGAGTTGGAGCAGCTCTGCTATCTACTGATGGAACTGTTTTCACTG GATGTAATGTAGAAAATGCCTGCTACAATCTTGGAATTTGTGCTGAGAGGACTGCTATCGCCAAAGCCGTGTCAGAGGGACATAGAGATTTCAATGCTATTGCTATAGCTAG TGACATGGAGGATGAGTATATCTCACCATGTGGTGGTTGCAGACAATTTATGAGAGAG TTTGGCTTGAAGTGGGAAGTCTACTTATCAAAGCCGGATGGGTCTTTTATGAAGACTACAGTTGAGGAGCTCCTCCCAAACTCCTTTGGCCCTGAAGACCTAAAGGAGAAAAGAATAGTTCAGGCTGAACATAGTCAATAA
- the pink1 gene encoding serine/threonine-protein kinase PINK1, mitochondrial: MSVKHALSRGLELGRSFFQLGILKSGGRVALKLRGGERPRPRLAPAARAVLSQPQTQPLLPARYRFLRASLRGLAAQLQASGLRRLYGGGSGPRNRAVFLAFGVGLGLIEQQLEEDRRSAATCHEIQTHFRQKKFQSPLKPFTSGYKLEDYVIGKQIGKGCNAAVYEAAAPFAPLRESTPGCLVELKTDEEEINVTESQRLGNTASYPLAVKMMWNIGAGSSSEAILSSMSQELVPASPQALKKEKGEIVLSGHFGSVPKRVTAHPNVIRVYRAFTAEVPLLPGAEVEYPAALPSRLNPAGMGNNCTLFLVMRNYPCTLRQYLEVCVPGCRQGSMMLLQLLEAVDHLCSQSIAHRDLKSDNILLEFDSVGCPRLVITDFGCCLAEEALGMKLPFTTRWVNRGGNACLMAPEVSTAVPGPGVVIDYSKADAWAVGAVAYEIFGQPNPFYNLTGLESRSYQEKQLPPLPASAPEHVQLVVKLLLRRNPNKRPSARVAANILHLRLWGRRALNSLSPDSMGKMAEWLLCQSAVVMLKGCGPRGSSVEAELQRGFLANLDLEELRMALGYLMCGRELWQNINH; this comes from the exons ATGTCGGTGAAACACGCATTGAGCCGGGGTCTGGAGCTGGGACGGTCTTTCTTCCAGCTCGGGATCCTAAAGTCGGGCGGCCGGGTCGCGTTAAAGCTCCGAGGAGGGGAGCGGCCGCGGCCCCGGTTAGCCCCCGCAGCTCGGGCCGTTCTCTCCCAACCGCAGACCCAGCCGCTGCTGCCAGCTCGGTACCGCTTTCTCCGGGCGTCTCTCCGCGGCCTCGCCGCTCAGCTGCAGGCGTCGGGGCTCCGCAGACTGTACGGGGGAGGATCGGGGCCAAGGAACAGAGCCGTGTTCCTGGCCTTCGGAGTGGGTCTCGGTCTGATCGAGCAGCAGCTGGAGGAGGACCGCAGGAGCGCCGCCACATGCCACGAGATTCAG ACACACTTCAGGCAGAAGAAGTTCCAGAGCCCATTAAAGCCGTTCACCTCGGGGTATAAACTGGAGGACTATGTGATTGGGAAGCAGATAGGAAAAGGTTGCAATGCTGCTGTTTATGAGGCTGCGGCTCCGTTTGCCCCGTTGAGAGAGAGCACCCCAGGTTGCctagtggagctgaaaacagaTGAAGAAGAAATCAACGTCACAGAATCGCAGAGACTTGGCAACACAGCCAGCTACCCACTTGCAGTGAAAATGATGTGGAACATTGGG GCAGGATCCTCTAGTGAGGCTATCCTTAGTTCCATGTCCCAAGAGCTGGTCCCTGCAAGCCCTCAAGCCTTGAAGAAGGAAAAAGGAGAGATAGTTCTTAGTGG GCATTTTGGAAGTGTGCCCAAAAGAGTGACTGCTCACCCCAATGTTATTCGAGTGTACCGGGCTTTCACTGCTGAGGTCCCACTGCTGCCTGGTGCTGAAGTAGAGTATCCTGCTGCACTGCCCAGCAGACTCAACCCTGCAGGCATGGGCAACAACTGCACCCTCTTTCTTGTCATGAGAAA TTACCCATGTACTCTTCGTCAGtacctggaggtgtgtgtgccGGGCTGCAGGCAGGGCTCCATGatgctgctgcagctgctggAGGCTGTGGATCATCTTTGCAGTCAGAGCATTGCCCACAGAGACCTCAAATCAGACAACATCCTGTTAGAGTTCGACTCAG TTGGCTGCCCCAGACTTGTCATCACTGACTTTGGCTGCTGTCTGGCAGAGGAGGCCTTGGGCATGAAACTGCCCTTCACCACTCGCTGGGTGAACAGAGGAGGGAATGCCTGCCTTATGGCACCTGAG GTGTCCACTGCTGTACCGGGTCCTGGTGTGGTGATCGACTACAGTAAAGCAGATGCCTGGGCAGTGGGGGCTGTTGCCTATGAAATTTTTGGTCAGCCAAATCCGTTTTACAACCTGACAGGCCTGGAGAGCCGCAGCTATCAAGAGAAGCAGCTTCCACCGCTGCCAGCCAGTGCCCCTGAACACGTGCAGCTGGTGGTGAAGTTGCTTTTGCGTAGGAACCCAAATAAG CGTCCCAGTGCCCGTGTGGCTGCCAACATCCTGCACCTTAGACTGTGGGGCAGAAGAGCTCTGAACAGCCTGAGCCCAGACAGCATGGGTAAGATGGCTGAGTGGCTGCTGTGCCAATCTGCTGTGGTAATGCTGAAGGGATGTGGACCCAGAGGTAGCTCTGTGGAGGCTGAGCTCCAAAGAGGATTCCTTGCCAATCTGGACCTGGAGGAGCTCCGTATGGCCTTGGGCTACCTGATGTGCGGACGAGAGCTGTGGCAGAACATTAATCACTGA